The genomic stretch GGTATGCGAATGGCGACACCAACAAACCTGGCAAATAACAAGAAACTAATGCCAACTGTACGCACATTCCACTAAACACTGTTTTTCGGTATCGTTTTATATTCAATAGAATTGTTAATTTGATTCGCTTGTTTCTGGGCGTTGTCTCGAACTTGATTTTGATAACGGCGCAGCGTGAGGAAAATCATCGAGTAACAGGAAATAGATGTCATAAGACACAACGACTTTGAAGAAATCCCCAAAACAAGCCATACAGCGTAGTCCCAATGCCAAATGGCTGCCGCGAAGAATGAGCAAGCCCAAAACGCGATCACAGCTCCATATATGCGTTTGAGGGTTACAACTTGTCTGTACCTGAGTCCTAACAACAGAGCAAGAAGTCTGTCCACACTGACGGCGGTTGTTGTCAACATTGATACTCCACACAGAATGGTGCGTGCAGTCCGACTCACTGCGTACGTGTAGCGACACATTTGGGGCAATTGATACAACAAAATGAGGAAGAGAGCAAATTGAACTGGTTGTGAAACGATACCAACACAGAGATCCGTTACCGCCAGGTTTCGAagcaaaactttggaaggcGGATGTAAGGATGTTTCTCTTTGAAGGGCAATGAGGATTAGAGTATTTCCGATCGTTGCAGTCAGGGCAAAAATAATGTTGACGACTGAAAGACATATTAACGGGACGTGTATCTTTTCAGATAATTCTGTAGAGCAGAAAAAGTCCTGCATTGTTTGGCGATGTACTGTAAAATTTGTTGTTGACATTTTAAATCTCCAGGCAGTGTGGTCTCCTTCTTTTACAAACATCTTCATGTCCTATTCATTTTATACGTTGCATATTTatgaatttatttattgatgTCATGCAAGGGGATTACTTCAAAGCCATAAATAATTTATCTTTTACCCACTTTGGACCTTAAGTTATTCCCTAGAAATAAAAgttgtcatagatttccgacGAAACTTTGCACACTGTTGTAACATGTTTtaggagatgataaaaatgtaataagaATGAGGGTTCACCGAACTCGTGTCCATAGTACGATGCTCACGAATACGTCAATGAAGAGACCGGCACGCAGCCCTTGGTACGACTCCCGGAATTGGTTCAGtggacacaaagaacgatacaaaagaaacaatggatcCTAACCCTAAAAGCAATAGAGCTGCGTTTTAAAGGGATCcaaatgaaattagaggttgtaaagagctgagTCCTGACTGGTAATTTATGCCACTTGGACTATTGTGGCGCATCCATGATGTTGGACTGACAAATTTAGCTCGGTTTTAGAAATGTAATCCAATGCATGATATGACACGGACCCTGGTGTCATTCCATGGTTTCACTTGTAtacctgaaaaatgtatttgaatgtcTTTTTGAGTACTTAGCACTtcaaaatagatttaacttgagTGTGGGCTGTTGGACTCGTAATGACTCCTTCCGTACAATGTTATACTGGCCCTAAAtttttgctggttttttttactactccatGATAACACCATTCTCAGCAAAAATATGATATataaaatgggggtcaccgtactCGTTAACGAGAAAATAGGAATTTTTTGACAGATTAAACTTGGcttcaatgaaaatccgccattttatcaatgtgcgcgtCCAAAAGTATGGGTTTCCTATTAAAAAGCACCTGCCGTAATTTTCACAAACTGAACTTTAAAGTCTCCGGAGCTGTTGTCATGTCCGTCGAAAATTTTTGCAATGGATTCAGAATTTGATGTCAAATATATTTTGAGATTGTagcaacaaaaataaacacGGAAACAAACCGTCACTGAAATGTGTGTCACGATATGGAAATTACAGTTGTAGAAATAGACGCGGAAATTATCTCCCTAAATGGTCGAAAGGATTTTCGCATTCCTTTTAAAGGTGTTCATTTCATAAATCGTCAATTTTCCTCCAAGCGAACTCAAGCTTATTTTTGAACCTGATTACTGAAGGGCGTATGTAGAACACTCGCCCTGTGCTTTGTGCATGCTGTTAACGGTGCATGCGGTTGTGCGGTTCATGTTTAATCTAACTTGTACATAGCAAGACTCTAGAAAAAAAGCTCCTCAAAAAGTCCTTTGCGGTGAACTGTGAGCTCCGGGTCCTTTTCGGGGTTTTACCGTAATTTATTAGGCTTGTCATTACAACATTACctaaaatatacatttttcGGACGATTTGTTCGTTACTATCAAGCAGAAAGAGCAGACTATTCTTTCATCAAGGATTTTTTCACCCTAAGGCTGGTAACCGGAGAACATGTTTCGTACAAGTACTCAGTACTCCAAAGCCACTTTGCAGACCATCAACGCCAATTTTTCTCCCAAGGTTTGTTTTAAAACCTGGTTTTCTAAGAAAATGTTATAGCTGAGTTAGGAGGCTGTTACGGACTTCTGTGTTTTCGGCAGACTTTTAGGCAgaaggcgaaaaaaaaattgtcaaccGCTTCCCTGCCGCTCTGAACTAAATCCTTTTGAATAGGAAAATAAGGGGAAAAAACGGAAGTTGCCCAAGTAATTATTAAGTCAAAAAGGCTAAGCTTGCCAACCGAACGCCGCCAAAGACGGGAGAAAATGACTTCTTCGTTTCTCTTGACAAAGTACTCCATAGTGTTTTCAAGTGTAGTCCTTGATTTGTCcgatattttaatttaatgcaACTCGTCTGAGGATAATGATGTGAATTTACTGACGggcaaaaaatattattataaagaTCATAACCTGATAATTAGTATTCCCttataattttgttaattatacaCCTGATTAGATAATATTGTAACTAAAccaatttaattcaaaattcatTTAAATTCGTGATTTCGTGGATTTCACGGTACATTTTCGataaatttttatatttgtatttCAGTTTATCTTCGTTATTTCGTGGCGTACCTGTAAACTAGTAGCGACCACGCTAATAAAGTGTCATCAGTTGACCTGCTTGGAACGACTGTGTTAACTTTGTTTCTCGGAACACAACCGAAAAACAGCCATAGAATCGCTTGCTCAACttgataactttatttttcgtttttcaacCTCGTGGTTCATGACGCATCACTTGACTTAACAAAAACACTTATTCTTATGGGGGTGGGCTAAGTCCTTACTCCCCACACACTCCCCCGCTAAAAGAAATGTCCTCCTGGACACTGCAACGATGGCCTAACCGTACAATTAAAATCTCAAATATgcgaagagaaaaaaaactgttCTTGTAGGGTGATCAGGCCCACAAAGTGCAGTTTATCTACTAATCCGACAATTGAACCAAGGCCAACTGCAGTGCACCGAAACACTGCCTCAAAAtgttgaacatttttttttaacgaacaAACAACAATGAGACAGTAACTGTGAAGTATGGCATTATCTTCGTCAAGTGTCTCTCGGTTGTCTAAAAGACCACTGGAGGGACTGACTGGGACACATTCACGACAGGGAACAGTGAACACACTGGACACACTGGTAGACAAGGAGGTGGATAATACAGCACCGGAATGCCCCATGGCCAATACGATGGATGATACGTCTGTTGATCCACAATGGCATTCACAGGTGGAACCTGAACGCTAGATACATTCAATGGGTGGTAACTTGAATTCACTGGATGATCGTAACATAGCACCATATTCAGGTTGCTGATTTGTTAACGGGTCCTGTTCTGGCTGATTTCGCTGTGGAGGATTGTTAACTTCCGCAGTACGTGCTGCGTTGTCGGGTAATTCCTGCTCTTCCACAACCATAGTCTGGCCTCAGAATAATCTGGCTGTACTCCATCAGTAGCCTGCTCTGCGATGGTTGTTGGCAACTGTAACCGCTCTAAGTCCGTGGGTGACATACCAGGGAATTCTTCCGCCCGAGCTTTGCTCCAAATGTAAGAAATAAATGGATACTAATTCCAGAGGTGCAGACGTGGTGATGCTCTGGAGTGGCACACGAGTAGGCAAATTAGGTTGTCGTTGCTTGAGACATGGACATACTTTCGTCACAAAGTGGACAATGTCACTTTCCATATTCGGCCAATAAAATCGTTCCCGGGCCAACTGTACCACACGTGGTGCACCTAAGTGTCCAATTTCCTAATGAACGTCTTTGAAAATAGCAGAGTGAAACTTTCAGGGTAGCACTAATTGTGAAAACGATCCACTTTTTCTGTACAGGAGTCCATCTTGACCTTGATGCAGTCCATGCCGTTGTCTTATTAAGATCCTTGcagctggcaactcatttctaatcTCCCACAGTAAGGGCCATTTCCCCTTTTTCTTGAAATTCAGAACTTTTCCGATAACCGGGTCTTGTTCCTGAGCATTCACCAGTCCAGCCCGGCTAATAATGCCCAAAGCAGAATCAATGTACTCTTCATCAAGGTTCAAGAGACTGACATAAGTGCTCACTGCTGATACCCAAGTAGCGTCTCCCCGTTCTTAGGCTTCTACCCCCACAAAGCCAGCAACGATGTCATTTGGCGAAACAATCTCAGTGCATGCCTCCATTTAGGAGGCAAAGTCCATTGGCATTCGAGAAACAGCATCTGCGTCCTTATTTGAGTGCCCAGGTCTGTATTTTATTGTGAAAGAAAAGTTTGCCAAATCCGCTACCCATCGATGACCAGTGGCATTTAATTTGGCTGTTGAAAGGGCATATGTAAGCGGATTGTTCTCGGTGTATACAATAAAGTGGGGTGCATGGTAAAGGTAGTCTGAAGTGTTCACAAACTTCCCACGTAAGGACCAAGAATTCAAGTTTCCCTGAATGGATATGATAGTTCCTTTCTGCTTATGAAAGTGATCTCGAGCCATAACCAATGACACGCATCCTGCCATCTTGTTTCTGGCACAGTAGTGCTCCAAGTCCCTGTTGAGATGCATCAGTGTGTAGAACAAAAGGTTGACTGAAATCAGGGTATCCCAGAATTGGAGGATTTACAAGATGGTTCAACAGTTCTTCAAGAGCTTTTTGATGCTGCTCTTCCCAAACAACTGGTTGTGATGATTGCACGGTCCCGTGATTGAGAGAGCTTGGCCTTAGAAGAGTGGATGAGCAATTTTAGGGAAGTCCTAGATGTATCGACGGTAGTATCCTAGAAGAGCCAGTAGCTTTCTTACCTCACCGACTGTCCTAGGCTTGCTATTTTTCAAAACTCTGATTGCCTCAACATTTGATGTGTCAGGCCTGTATCCTGCTGCTGAAACAATCTGGCCCAGGTACTTGACTTCTCGCTTGAAGAGCCTACATTTCTTTGGCTTAAGCTTAAGACGATGATGTCATCAATATAAGGTGTGCATATGACATCCCTAAGACCATCAAGGCAGTACTCCATGAAACGTTGGAATTCTCCAGGTGCATTTTTCAGGCCCATAGGTAGACGAACCCACTCATATAAGCTCAAGAGAGTCACAAATGCTGTTTTATGTCTACTCTCTCTACTAACAAAACCTTGATGATAGGCCTTCCACTGATCTAGTAGGGAAAACCATTGATTTCCACCGAGACGTTCTAAAGCGTCCTGCACCCTAGGTAATGGATGACTGTCACGAATGGTTTTCAGGTTTAAT from Montipora capricornis isolate CH-2021 chromosome 12, ASM3666992v2, whole genome shotgun sequence encodes the following:
- the LOC138025346 gene encoding beta-3 adrenergic receptor-like; its protein translation is MKMFVKEGDHTAWRFKMSTTNFTVHRQTMQDFFCSTELSEKIHVPLICLSVVNIIFALTATIGNTLILIALQRETSLHPPSKVLLRNLAVTDLCVGIVSQPVQFALFLILLYQLPQMCRYTYAVSRTARTILCGVSMLTTTAVSVDRLLALLLGLRYRQVVTLKRIYGAVIAFWACSFFAAAIWHWDYAVWLVLGISSKSLCLMTSISCYSMIFLTLRRYQNQLALVSCYLPGLLVSPFAYPSRELRRSQTATFHVAVESAVTLLHFDSSLNPILYCWKITEVRQAVKDALRRLFCSSNQPRTGGSGG